The Equus asinus isolate D_3611 breed Donkey chromosome 4, EquAss-T2T_v2, whole genome shotgun sequence genome has a segment encoding these proteins:
- the PRPF40A gene encoding pre-mRNA-processing factor 40 homolog A isoform X9: MWQQVCVPFMAKSMWTEHKSPDGRTYYYNTETKQSTWEKPDDLKTPAEQLLSKCPWKEYKSDSGKPYYYNSQTKESRWAKPKELEDLEGYQNTIVAGSLITKSNLHAMIKAEESGKQEECTTTSAAPVPTTEIPTTMSTMAAAEAAAAVVAAAAAAAAAAAAANASASTSASNTVGGTVPVVPEPEVTSTVATVVDNENTVTISTEEQAQLTSTPAVQDPSVEVSSNTGEETSKQETVADFTPKKEEEESQPAKKTYTWNTKEEAKQAFKELLKEKRVPSNASWEQAMKMIINDPRYSALAKLSEKKQAFNAYKVQTEKEEKEEARSKYKEAKESFQRFLENHEKMTSTTRYKKAEQMFGEMEVWNAISERDRLEIYEDVLFFLSKKEKEQAKQLRKRNWEALKNILDNMANVTYSTTWSEAQQYLMDNPTFAEDEELQNMDKEDALICFEEHIRALEKEEEEEKQKSLLRERRRQRKNRESFQIFLDELHEHGQLHSMSSWMELYPTISSDIRFTNMLGQPVFSLGSTALDLFKFYVEDLKARYHDEKKIIKDILKDKGFVVEVNTTFEDFVAIISSTKRSTTLDAGNIKLAFNSLLEKAEAREREREKEEARKMKRKESAFKSMLKQATPPIELDAVWEDIRERFVKEPAFEDITLESERKRIFKDFMHVLEHECQHHHSKNKKHSKKSKKHHRKRSRSRSGSDSDDDDSHSKKKRQRSESRSASEHSSSAESERSYKKSKKHKKKSKKRRHKSDSPESDAEREKDKKEKDRESEKDRTRQRSESKHKSPKKKTGKDSGNWDTSGSELSEGELEKRRRTLLEQLDDDQ; encoded by the exons aagtcAATGTGGACTGAACATAAATCACCTGATGGAAGGACTTACTACTACAATACTGAAACAAAACAGTCTACTTGGGAGAAACCAGATGATCTTAAAACACCTGCTGAG cAACTTTTGTCTAAATGCCCCTGGAAGGAGTACAAATCTGACTCTGGAAAACCTTATTATTATAATTCTCAAACAAAAGAATCTCGCTGGGCCAAACCTAAAGAACTTGAGGATCTTGAag GATACCAGAATACCATTGTTGCTGGAAGTCTTATTACAAAATCAAACCTGCATG cAATGATCAAAGCTGAAGAAAGCGG taaGCAAGAAGAGTGCACCACAACTTCAGCAGCCCCCGTTCCTACAACAGAAATTCCGACCACAATGAGCACCATGGCTGctgcagaagcagcagctgctGTTGTTGCAGCAGCAGCCGCCGCCGCAGCAGCCGCCGCTGCAGCCAATGCCAGTGCTTCCACCTCTGCTTCTAATACTGTTGGTGGAACTGTTCCAGTTGTTCCTGAGCCTGAAGTTACTTCAACTGTTGCTACTGTTGTAGATAATGAAAATACAGTAACAATTTCAACTGAAGAACAAGCACAACTTACTAGTACCCCTGCTGTTCAGGATCCAAGTGTTGAAGTATCCAGCAATACAGGAGAAGAAACATCTAAGCAGGAAACTGTAGCTGA ttttactcccaaaaaagaagaggaggaaagccaACCAGCAAAGAAAACGTACACTTGGAATACAAAGGAGGAGGCAAAGCAAGCATTTAaagaattattgaaagaaaag CGGGTACCATCCAATGCTTCATGGGAGCAAGCTATGAAAATGATCATTAATGATCCACGATACAG tGCTTTAGCaaagttgagtgaaaaaaagcaggCCTTTAATGCTTATAAagtccagacagagaaagaagaaaaagaagaagcaagATCAAAATACAAAGAGGCTAAGGAATCCTTTCAGCGTTTTCTTGAAAACCATGAGAAAATGACTTCCACAACCAGATACAA aaaAGCAGAGCAAATGTTTGGAGAGATGGAAGTCTGGAATGCAATATCGGAACGTGATCGTCTTGAAATCTATgaagatgttttattctttctttcaaaaaaagaaaag GAACAAGCAAAGCAGTTGCGAAAGAGAAATTGGGaagccttaaaaaacatacttgACAACATGGCTAACGTAACATACTCTACTACTTGGTCTGAAGCCCAGCAGTATCTGATGGATAATCCAACTTTTGCAGAAGATGAGGAACTACAGA acatggataaagaagatgcattAATTTGCTTTGAAGAACACATTCGGGCtttagaaaaggaggaagaagaagaaaaacagaagagttTGCTGAGAGAAAGGAGACGACAGCGTAAAAATAGAGAATCTTTTCAG aTATTTTTAGATGAACTGCATGAACATGGACAACTGCATTCTATGTCGTCTTGGATGGAATTGTATCCAACAATTAGTTCTGACATTAGATTCACTAATATGCTTGGTCAGCCGG TTTTTTCATTAGGATCAACTGCACTTGACCTTTTCAAGTTTTATGTTGAGGATCTTAAAGCACGTTACCAtgatgagaagaaaataataaaagacattcTAAAG GATAAAGGATTTGTAGTTGAAGTAAATACCACTTTTGAAGATTTTGTGGCAATAATTAGTTCAACTAAAAGATCAACCACATTAGATGCTGGAAATATTAAGTTGGCTTTCAATAGT TTACTAGAAAAGGCAGAAGCCCGTGAacgtgaaagagaaaaagaggaggctcGGAAGATGAAGCGAAAAGAATCTGCATTTAAGAGTATGTTGAAACAAGCTACTCCTCCAATAGAATTGGATGCTGTGTGGGAAGAT ATCCGGGAGAGATTTGTAAAAGAGCCAGCGTTTGAGGACATAACTCTGGAGTCTGAAAGAAAAcgaatatttaaagattttatgcaTGTGCTTGAG CACGAATGTCAACATCATCATTCAAAGAACAAGAAACAttctaaaaaatctaaaaaacatcACAGGAAACGTTCCCGCTCTCGATCG ggGTCAGATTCAGATGATGATGACagccattcaaagaaaaaaaggcagcgATCAGAGTCCCGATCTGCTTCAGAACATTCTTCTAGTGCTGAGTCTG AGAGAAGCTATAAGAAGTCAAAAAAACataagaagaaaagcaagaagagGAGACATAAATCT GACTCTCCGGAGTCAGATGCTGAACGGgagaaggataaaaaagaaaaagaccgggaaagtgaaaaagacagaaCTAGACAAAGATCAGAATCAAAACACAAATCACCTAAGAAAAAGACTGGAAAGGATTCT GGTAATTGGGATACTTCTGGCAGTGAACTGAGTGAAGGAGAATTGGAAAAGCGCAGAAGGACCCTTTTGGAGCAACTGGATGATGATCAATAA